A stretch of the Corylus avellana chromosome ca6, CavTom2PMs-1.0 genome encodes the following:
- the LOC132183864 gene encoding LRR receptor-like serine/threonine-protein kinase ERECTA, giving the protein MRFFGRAVVAFPAELLLLAFLVCLSFAPVDSDDGATLLEIKKSFSDVDNVLYDWTDAPSSDSCVWKGVECDNITFNVMALNLSGLNLDGEISPAIGDLKSLLTLDLRGNRLSGQIPDEIGDCSSLKSLDLSFNEIYGDIPFSISKLKQLEYLILKNNQLIGPIPSTLSQIPNLKILDLAQNNLSGEIPRLIYWNEVLQYLGFRGNNLVGTLSPDMCQLTGLWYFDVRNNSLTGSIPQNIGNCTAFQVLDLSYNHLTGEIPFNIGFLQVATLSLQGNQLTGHIPSVIGLMQALAVLDLSCNMLSGAIPPILGNLTYTEKLYLHGNKLTGSIPPELGNMTKLHYLELNDNHLTGHIPPELGKLTDLFDLNVANNNLEGPIPDNLSSCTNLNSLNVHGNKLNGTIPLALQRLESMTNLNLSSNNLRGPIPIELSRIGNLDTLDVSNNKINGSIPSSLGDLEHLLKLNLSRNHLTGIIPAEFGNLRSVMEIDLSNNHLSGFIPQELSQLQNLFSLRLENNNLSGDVMSLIDCLSLVVLNVSYNNLAGDIPTSNNFSRFSPDSFIGNPGLCGSWLNSPCHESRPTEQVTISKAAILGIALGALVILLMILVAACRPHKPAPFPDGSLDKPVTYSTPKLVILHMNMALHVYDDIMRMTENLNEKYIIGSGASSTVYKCVLKNCKPVAVKKLYSHYQCLKEFQTELETVGSIKHRNLVSLQGYSLSPSGNLLFYDYMENGSLWDLLHGSAKKIKLDWETRLHIALGAAQGLAYLHHDCSPRIIHRDVKSSNILLDEDFEAHLTDFGIAKSLCTSKSHTSTYIMGTIGYIDPEYARTSRLTEKSDVYSYGIVLLELLTGRQAVENESNLHHLILSKTANNAVMETVDPEITATCKDLGAVKKVFQLALLCSKRQPSDRPTMHEVTRVLGSLVPSTTTAKQPTQNPLAPLPSTKVPCYMDEYANLKTSHMVNCPSMSTSDAQLFLKFGEVISQSSK; this is encoded by the exons TTGGAGATAAAGAAGTCATTTAGCGATGTGGACAATGTGCTATATGATTGGACAGACGCACCTTCTTCGGATTCTTGTGTTTGGAAAGGGGTTGAATGTGACAATATCACCTTCAATGTCATGGCTCT TAATCTGTCAGGTCTGAATCTTGATGGAGAAATCTCACCTGCAATAGGAGATCTTAAAAGCCTGCTCACTCT TGATCTCAGGGGAAACCGGCTCTCTGGGCAAATCCCAGATGAGATAGGTGACTGTTCTTCTTTGAAAAGCCT GGACTTGTCATTTAATGAGATATATGGAGACATTCCATTTTCAATCTCGAAGTTGAAACAACTGGAATATCT AATCTTGAAAAATAATCAGTTGATTGGACCAATTCCTTCAACCTTGTCCCAGATTCCaaacttgaaaatttt AGACCTGGCACAAAATAATCTCAGTGGAGAAATACCAAGGCTTATATACTGGAATGAAGTTTTGCAGTATCT TGGTTTCCGAGGGAACAATTTAGTTGGTACACTCTCTCCAGATATGTGCCAGCTAACTGGGTTGTGGTACTT CGATGTAAGAAACAACAGTTTGACTGGCAGTATTCCTCAGAATATAGGCAACTGCACTGCCTTCCAGGTCTT GGACTTGTCCTACAACCACCTGACTGGAGAGATTCCATTCAACATTGGCTTCTTGCAAGTAGCCACATT ATCATTGCAAGGTAATCAACTTACTGGGCATATTCCATCAGTGATTGGTCTGATGCAGGCACTTGCTGTACT AGATCTGAGCTGCAACATGTTAAGTGGAGCAATTCCTCCTATTTTGGGAAATCTCACTTACACTGAGAAATT GTATTTGCATGGCAACAAGCTGACTGGATCCATTCCCCCAGAGCTCGGAAATATGACAAAGCTTCATTATCT GGAATTGAATGACAATCATCTTACCGGGCATATACCACCTGAGCTTGGGAAGCTCACCGATCTATTTGATCT AAATGTTGCTAACAACAATCTTGAAGGGCCCATCCCCGATAATCTTAGCTCATGTACAAATCTTAACAGTCT AAATGTCCATGGGAACAAGTTGAATGGAACAATCCCACTTGCTTTACAAAGGCTGGAGAGTATGACAAATCT AAACCTTTCCTCCAACAATCTTCGGGGCCCCATTCCAATTGAGCTATCTAGGATTGGTAATTTAGACACTCT GGACGTCTctaataacaaaattaatggcTCAATTCCTTCTTCACTTGGTGATTTGGAACATCTTCTGAAGCT GAACTTGAGCAGAAACCATTTAACAGGAATTATACCTGCAGAGTTTGGTAATCTAAGAAGTGTTATGGAAAT AGATCTTTCAAATAATCATCTCTCAGGCTTCATTCCTCAAGAACTTAGTCAGCTTCAAAACCTGTTCTCATT GAGACTAGAAAACAACAATTTATCAGGGGATGTGATGTCATTGATTGACTGCCTCAGTCTTGTGGTACT CAATGTATCTTACAACAATCTAGCTGGTGATATTCCCACAAGCAATAACTTCTCAAGGTTTTCACCTGACAG TTTCATTGGAAATCCTGGTCTTTGTGGCTCTTGGCTCAATTCCCCATGTCATGAATCTCGTCCTACAGAGCAAG TCACAATATCTAAAGCAGCTATTTTGGGGATTGCTCTTGGTGCCCTTGTGATTCTTCTCATGATCTTAGTGGCAGCATGCCGGCCACACAAACCAGCACCTTTTCCAGATGGATCACTTGACAAACCAG TTACGTACTCGACACCTAAGTTAGTGATCCTTCACATGAATATGGCACTTCATGTGTATGACGACATCATGAGAATGACAGAAAATTTGAATGAGAAGTATATAATTGGCTCTGGTGCATCAAGCACGGTGTACAAATGTGTCCTTAAGAATTGCAAGCCAGTGGCCGTCAAGAAACTCTACTCCCACTACCAGTGCTTGAAAGAATTCCAGACAGAACTTGAGACAGTGGGGAGTATCAAGCATCGGAATCTGGTTAGCCTCCAAGGGTATTCCTTGTCCCCATCTGGGAACCTTCTCTTCTATGACTACATGGAAAATGGTAGTCTCTGGGATCTCCTTCATG GCTCTGCCAAAAAGATAAAGCTTGACTGGGAGACTCGTCTTCACATAGCACTCGGAGCAGCTCAAGGGCTGGCATATTTACACCATGATTGTAGCCCCCGCATCATCCACAGGGATGTGAAGTCTTCTAATATTTTACTCGACGAGGATTTTGAGGCCCATCTCACTGATTTTGGCATTGCCAAGAGTTTATGCACCTCAAAGTCCCACACTTCCACTTACATAATGGGCACCATTGGCTATATAGACCCTGAGTATGCGCGTACTTCCCGCCTCACTGAGAAATCCGATGTGTACAGTTATGGAATTGTTCTACTTGAGTTGCTGACAGGAAGGCAAGCTGTAGAAAATGAATCCAATCTTCATCATCTG ATCTTGTCTAAGACGGCCAACAATGCTGTCATGGAAACTGTTGATCCTGAGATCACTGCCACGTGTAAGGACCTTGGAGCAGTAAAGAAGGTTTTTCAGCTAGCCCTTCTATGCAGTAAGAGACAGCCGTCAGATCGGCCAACCATGCATGAAGTAACACGTGTCCTGGGGAGCCTTGTGCCATCGACCACAACAGCAAAACAACCAACCCAGAACCCACTAGCTCCACTCCCTTCTACAAAGGTGCCTTGCTATATGGATGAGTATGCAAATCTCAAGACCTCACACATGGTGAATTGCCCATCCATGAGCACCTCAGATGCTCAGCTCTTCCTAAAGTTTGGAGAGGTAATTTCTCAGAGCAGCAAGTGA